A genomic window from Exiguobacterium acetylicum DSM 20416 includes:
- a CDS encoding type II toxin-antitoxin system RelE family toxin, with protein MTAYTAEFEHWAQKSLKKMEPSQARIIMSWIKKNLVGMDDPRRHGKGLDSNRFGKWLYCIGDYRLITNIQD; from the coding sequence ATGACAGCATATACAGCAGAGTTTGAGCATTGGGCTCAAAAATCTCTTAAGAAAATGGAGCCCTCACAAGCGCGGATCATCATGTCCTGGATCAAGAAGAATCTGGTCGGGATGGATGATCCGCGTCGTCATGGTAAAGGTCTCGACTCGAATCGCTTTGGCAAATGGCTGTATTGCATCGGTGATTACCGTCTGATTACTAACATTCAAGATTGA
- the relB gene encoding type II toxin-antitoxin system RelB family antitoxin, with protein sequence MSTISIRLDDQDARLIKEYAKANNITISSLVRDIVIDRIEGEIDLQFYHDLMATYRKKSESISFDDVMKELDLE encoded by the coding sequence ATGAGCACCATTTCCATACGTTTGGATGATCAGGATGCACGACTCATAAAAGAATATGCAAAGGCAAATAACATCACGATTTCTTCACTCGTTCGCGATATCGTCATCGACCGTATCGAAGGAGAAATCGATTTACAATTCTACCATGATCTCATGGCAACATATCGTAAAAAATCAGAATCTATCTCTTTCGACGACGTGATGAAGGAACTTGATTTAGAATGA